One genomic segment of Clavelina lepadiformis chromosome 3, kaClaLepa1.1, whole genome shotgun sequence includes these proteins:
- the LOC143450603 gene encoding acetylcholine receptor subunit beta-like: MTGLVALLLLQISLMSWDAHAEQKTSTSFSVEAKLMSYLLQNYSSAIPPKPLSGKDSIIVKLGMSLIQIISVKEKDEEIVVTLYMTYSWQDSRLIWDPSDYDGIKIIRIPPAQIWTPDVILENSKDGMMRESVNVNVLVYSDGSAEWLPPAIYKTSCSMEISLFPFDWQNCSLIFRSSAFDQSRLVFGMVYGYSITVDPQAFVPHGEWDLMQRPGYIHRRRRDDSFQKVFFHLIIKRRPQFYVLNMILPCVMITVLSCFTFYLPILSGERISLSISLLLGDTVFALLIVQRTPSTSLAIPLAASYLLFSMSLLFLCVFFCVIGYSFHYRSRYSHKMPTRLRHFVFHRLAPVLKIKQPDQKWKISSNKSIPPPREPQTSNSIVANQLDTEDNIQYPSSKIPFQQQEIVYGFKQRHLKGGKWDMLKTENELPSLLSSGYYNSSARTLRYVSEKIKWKKKLEMNKDEWMVLAIIVDRLLMWIYLFSFAIGTAAFVLCVISSQYPVADPKNGPITLGRDILS, translated from the exons ATGACAG gtCTCGTTGCTCTACTTCTGCTGCAAATCAGTTTAATGTCATGGGATGCACATGCTGAGCAAAAAACATCTACTTCTTTTTCAGTGGAAGCAAAGTTAATGTCTTATCTTCTTCAAAACTACAGCTCTGCG atcCCACCGAAACCACTTTCAGGAAAGGACAGCATTATAGTTAAACTTGGCATGAGTCTTATACAAATAATAAGCGTT AAAgaaaaagatgaagaaattGTTGTCACACTCTACATGACGTATTCGTGGCAAGATAGCAGACTAATATGGGATCCGAGCGATTATGACGGCATCAAAATCATTCGTATTCCACCAGCACAAATTTGGACTCCTGATGTAATCTTGGAAAACAG TAAAGATGGCATGATGAGAGAATCTGTCAACGTCAACGTTTTAGTTTATTCAGACGGTTCCGCTGAATGGCTTCCTCCAGCCATTTATAAGACGTCTTGCAGCATGGAG ATTTCTCTGTTTCCTTTTGATTGGCAAAATTGTTCCCTGATTTTTCGTTCATCAGCATTTGATCAATCCCGATTGGTTTTTGGTATGGTTTATGGCTACTCAATAACGGTTGATCCACAAG CGTTTGTTCCACATGGAGAATGGGATTTAATGCAGAGGCCAGGTTACATCCACAGACGGAGAAGGGACGATAGCTTCCAAAAAGTCTTCTTTCATCTTATTATTAAACGTCGTCCTCAGTTCTACGTTTTAAACATGATCTTACCTTGTGTTATGATAACTGTTCTTTCCTGTTTCACTTTCTATCTTCCAATTTTATCAG GAGAAAGAATATCACTTTcaatttctttgcttttggGTGATACCGTTTTTGCGCTTTTGATTGTACAAAGAACGCCTTCGACATCTTTGGCGATACCGTTGGCTGCATCTTATCTTCTTTTTTCCATGTCTTTGCTCTTCCTTTGCGTTTTCTTTTG cgTAATAGGGTACAGCTTCCACTACCGGTCACGGTACTCCCATAAAATGCCAACCAGACTCCGGCACTTTGTTTTCCACCGGCTAGCGCCggtattgaaaataaaacaacccGATCAAAAGTGGAAAATTTCAAGCAATAAAAGTATTCCTC CTCCACGCGAACCTCAAACGTCAAACTCGATCGTTGCCAACCAGTTGGATACTGAAGATAACATTCAATACCCTTCAAGCAAAATTCCTTTTCAACAGCAG GAGATAGTTTATGGATTCAAGCAACGTCACCTTAAAGGGGGAAAATGGGACATGTTAAAAACCGAAAATGAATTACCAAGTTTGTTGTCAAGTGGATATTATAATTCAAGTGCAAGGACTTTACGATACGTTTCGGAAAAAATAAAGTGGAAAAAGAAGCTTGAAATG AACAAGGATGAGTGGATGGTCTTAGCAATAATTGTGGATCGCCTGCTAATGTGGATATATCTATTTTCCTTCGCTATTGGAACTGCAGCCTTTGTTCTGTGCGTTATTTCTTCCCAATATCCAGTGGCTGATCCGAAGAATGGTCCAATAACTTTGGGCAGAgatattttatcataa
- the LOC143450729 gene encoding acetylcholine receptor subunit beta-like, with protein sequence MKELRRPFGFLVWFLFLQFVESEFWSSESKLADKLLKTHNPQMRPFNLDNRTLVKVAMTLSQIISVKEKSQELTTSVYMTYEWLDESFSWDPPMYENIKILRLPSYAVWTPRIILQNSKDGSFDVSLMTNVLIYNDGKVEWIPPALYKSSCIIEVALFPFDWQNCSMVFRSATYDRADMELGLAYGEEIYVDENAFQPNGEWDLIQRPAKINHSPDDPLYQDVTFYFVIKRRPQFYVMNLLVPCILMSSLSCFVFYLPSISCEKMTLSISILLGETVFLFLIAQRMPETSLAVPLIAGYLLFCMTLVIISVVCSVVVCNVHYRSSATHIMPKWIEWLYMEKLAPILNVERPSEEPANPVRRPSSIILQNTIYKRSWKSPSSVLYDQQADKFGLRARRLATPASLQEVNGDKRLEENVFVCPNVKGIPYHLKPALNAVNYIAKHKKMQDRLSQSQDDWAYVALILDRLLLWVYFSTFTVGTLAFFLQTTTADYPLPNSTES encoded by the exons GGACAACCGAACTCTGGTTAAAGTTGCAATGACTCTGTCTCAAATAATTAGCGTG AAAGAAAAGTCACAAGAACTTACCACTTCTGTCTACATGACGTATGAATGGCTTGATGAAAGCTTCAGTTGGGACCCGCCGATGTATGAAAATATCAAGATTTTACGGCTTCCATCGTACGCGGTATGGACGCCGAGAatcattttacaaaacag CAAAGACGGATCATTCGATGTGTCACTTATGACAAATGTCTTAATTTACAATGATGGCAAAGTTGAATGGATTCCTCCAGCACTTTATAAGAGCTCTTGCATCATTGAA GTTGCTTTGTTTCCGTTCGACTGGCAAAACTGTTCGATGGTTTTTCGATCTGCCACGTATGATCGAGCTGATATGGAGCTTGGGCTTGCTTATGGCGAAGAGATCTATGTAGATGAAAACG CTTTTCAGCCAAATGGCGAATGGGATTTAATCCAGAGACCTGCGAAAATAAATCATTCTCCAGATGACCCTCTTTATCAAGATGTTACATTTTACTTTGTCATCAAAAGGCGTCCCCAGTTTTATGTCATGAATTTACTTGTTCCCTGCATCCTGATGTCATCGTTGTCTtgctttgtattttatttacctTCGATATCCT GTGAAAAGATGACCCTCTCCATTTCTATCTTGCTCGGTGAAACCGTTTTCCTTTTCCTGATTGCCCAAAGAATGCCGGAAACATCACTGGCTGTTCCACTGATTGCTGGTTATCTACTTTTTTGTATGACATTAGTTATCATAAGTGTCGTATGCAG CGTTGTAGTTTGTAATGTTCACTACCGCTCTAGCGCCACACATATCATGCCCAAATGGATTGAATGGCTTTATATGGAAAAACTTGCACCAATATTAAACGTTGAAAGACCTTCAGAAGAACCAG CAAATCCTGTACGAAGACCAAGTTCaattattcttcaaaacaccATTTACAAAAGAAGCTGGAAATCACCAAGCAGTGTACTCTATGACCAGCAA GCAGATAAGTTTGGATTACGCGCCAGACGGTTAGCCACTCCAGCAAGCCTTCAAGAAGTTAATGGTGATAAGCGACTGgaggaaaatgtttttgtttgtccCAATGTTAAAGGAATTCCTTATCATTTAAAGCCAGCTTTAAACGCGGTTAATTACAtcgcaaaacataaaaaaatgcaagacAGGTTGTCACAG TCTCAAGACGACTGGGCATATGTAGCCCTCATATTGGACAGACTTCTTTTGTGGGTTTATTTTTCTACATTCACCGTAGGAACTCTCGCGTTCTTTCTTCAAACCACAACGGCTGATTATCCATTGCCAAACTCCACTGAAAGTTAG
- the LOC143450730 gene encoding acetylcholine receptor subunit beta-like, with protein sequence MLLLVVLLFAHSACCGARVTPSAESRLATKLLANYSPEMRPFNYGNRTLVKVGMTLSQIISLKEKSQELTTSVYMTYQWSDASFTWNPDSFENIHILRLPAHVVWKPRIILQNSKDGDFDVSLLTNVLIKYNGELEWIPPALYKSTCTINVALFPFDWQNCSMVFRSATYDRSHMELGFAYGEEVFVDRNAFQSNGEWDLIQKPISIYNSNDDPLYQDMTFYFIMKRRPQFYVMNLIVPAVLLTSLSCLVFYLPSISCEKMTLSISILIGETVFLFLVAQKMPETSFAVPLIGSYMLFCTTLVILSVVFSVIVCNVHFRSKHTHSMPNWVTYLFMDKLASFLNMERPSAVKQTFRIRRRSSVDAQKAIVIESSQRPSSILYNNQVERLLGGRIRRRNAPLDFGVVGTEGELNDMPCTIKPNIKNIAEPLKPTLKTICYIAKYLKTEDNLSQSQDDWAYVALILDRLLLWVYLTTFTLGTLAFFLQATMADYPT encoded by the exons ATGCTGCTCTTGGTTGTTTTGCTGTTCGCACATTCTGCGTGTTGTGGGGCAAGGGTTACTCCATCAGCTGAATCCCGGTTGGCAACAAAATTGCTGGCTAATTACAGTCCAGAG ATGCGACCCTTTAATTACGGCAATCGTACTCTCGTCAAGGTTGGCATGACACTATCGCAGATCATAAGCTTG AAAGAAAAATCCCAAGAGTTGACCACCTCCGTATATATGACTTACCAGTGGAGTGATGCAAGCTTCACATGGAATCCAGATAGCTTTGAAAACATTCATATTTTAAGACTACCTGCACACGTAGTGTGGAAGCCTCgaattattttacaaaacag CAAAGATGGCGATTTCGACGTCTCCCTTTTGacaaatgttttgattaagtACAATGGTGAGTTGGAATGGATTCCTCCAGCTCTCTACAAAAGCACTTGTACTATAAAT GTTGCTTTGTTCCCTTTCGACTGGCAAAATTGTTCGATGGTATTTCGATCTGCCACTTATGATCGCTCTCATATGGAACTTGGCTTTGCTTACGGCGAAGAGGTTTTCGTTGACAGAAACG CATTTCAGTCAAATGGCGAATGGGACCTAATCCAAAAACCAATTTCAATTTACAATTCCAATGACGATCCTTTGTATCAAGATATgacgttttattttattatgaaaCGACGACCACAATTCTACGTCATGAACTTAATTGTCCCTGCTGTTTTGTTGACGTCGCTAtcttgtttagttttttatttgcCATCTATTTCAT GCGAAAAAATGACcctttcaatttcaattcttATCGGTGAAACGGTTTTTCTCTTTCTGGTTGCACAAAAGATGCCAGAGACATCATTTGCGGTTCCTCTTATTGGAAGTTACATGCTCTTCTGTACCACGTTGGTCATCTTAAGTGTAGTCTTCAG cGTTATCGTATGCAATGTACATTTTCGATCCAAACATACACACTCCATGCCAAATTGGGTTACTTATCTTTTCATGGACAAACTTGCGTCTTTCTTGAACATGGAGAGGCCATCAGCGGTAAAACAGA CATTTCGCATACGGCGAAGAAGCTCTGTCGATGCTCAGAAGGCCATTGTGATTGAATCATCACAAAGGCCAAGCTCAATACTTTACAATAATCAG GTAGAGAGATTGCTGGGAGGCCGAATAAGACGTCGGAATGCACCTCTTGACTTTGGCGTGGTTGGTACGGAAGGCGAACTTAACGATATGCCTTGTACTATCAAACCCAACATCAAAAATATTGCTGAACCTCTGAAACCGacattgaaaacaatttgttaCATCGCTAAGTATTTGAAAACCGAAGACAACTTATCACAG tCACAAGACGATTGGGCATATGTAGCCCTTATATTGGACAGGCTTCTTTTGTGGGTTTACTTGACTACTTTCACGTTGGGAACTCTGGCGTTTTTTCTCCAAGCCACGATGGCTGATTATCCAACGTAG